The Thermoflavifilum sp. genome contains a region encoding:
- a CDS encoding CusA/CzcA family heavy metal efflux RND transporter: MSKFIRGIVAFSLKNRFFIFFITLILLIAGIISFKQMPIEAFPDVTNTQITIITQWPGRSAEEVEKFVTIPIEIAMNPVQKKISLRSTSIFGLSVVTIIFQDHVTDQEARMQVNYLLPDADLPDGVTPVVQPPTTPTGEIYRYTLESKFRNPRELKTINDWVVDRELRSVPGVADIVSFGGMVKTYEVQVNPQKLQDLGITPLDVYSAIARSNINIGGDIIEKNNQAYVVRGIGLLNDIHEIENVIVTQINGVPVLVKDIAHVVISNLPRLGEVGRTDAIDSAGKRIIRDEPDAVEGIVLMRRGENPDEVIAGLKQKIQQLNDHILPADVKIVPYYDREDLIHYATHTVLHNMIEGILLVTLIVSLFMFNWRTTLIVAVVIPLSLFFAFMCLRLMGMSANLLSLGAVDFGIIIDGAVIMVEGMFVLLDHKAGEIGMERFNKLAKMGMIKRRGGQLGKSIFFAKLIIIMALVPIFSFQKVEGKMFSPLAYTLGFALLGALFYTLTLVPVLIHLLLYKNVREKRNPFVDFTTRWVMRSFRFTFQHKRATLIISSVVVIIGLYAFHWLGTEFLPELNEGSLWIRAQLPYSVSLQKAVEVANQMREILISFPEVTKVVSQTGRPDDGTDVTGFYNIEFDVALKPRSEWTSHLSEDRLIADMQRKLSVIPGADLNFSQPIMDNVEEAVSGVKGSIVVKVFGDSLNYMENTCTQIADILRTVKGIEDVGVIRNLGQPELRIDLNQQKMAMYGVTTQDAQTVTEMAIGGKAATQLYEGVEHFDIRIRFPEQFRKNADDIGNLLVPTIRGTQVPLKEIAAISTRTGPCLIFRDNHQRYSAVKFSVRGRDMGSAVAEAQRKVNAAIHLKKGYTMMWQGDFENEQRASKRLRQVVPISLLLIFILLYSMFGNVKDAGLVFLNIPFAIVGGIAALLVTHTNFSISAGIGFIALFGICILVGVLLIGAFKERLDKWVHQPGALTRAIREGVRAYIRPVLMTALMDILGLLPAAVSTGIGSESSRPLARVVIGGLIFATAFSLLVFPLIFQMAYRKVDLREASATENNT; encoded by the coding sequence ATGTCAAAATTCATTCGTGGTATTGTAGCTTTTTCGCTGAAAAATCGGTTTTTCATTTTTTTCATCACGCTGATTTTGTTGATTGCGGGTATCATCAGTTTTAAGCAGATGCCTATTGAAGCATTTCCTGATGTAACCAATACCCAGATCACCATCATCACCCAGTGGCCGGGTCGTAGTGCAGAAGAGGTAGAAAAGTTTGTTACGATCCCCATTGAGATTGCCATGAATCCCGTACAGAAAAAGATAAGTCTGCGATCTACGAGCATATTCGGTTTGTCGGTTGTTACCATCATTTTTCAGGATCATGTTACCGATCAGGAAGCCCGCATGCAGGTCAACTATTTACTTCCCGATGCAGATTTGCCAGATGGGGTTACGCCAGTTGTACAGCCTCCGACCACACCTACCGGTGAAATTTATCGTTACACGCTGGAAAGCAAATTTCGCAATCCTCGAGAGCTGAAAACCATCAACGACTGGGTTGTTGATCGTGAATTGCGATCGGTTCCCGGTGTGGCCGACATTGTGAGCTTTGGAGGGATGGTGAAGACCTATGAAGTGCAGGTTAATCCACAAAAACTGCAGGATTTAGGTATCACACCTCTGGATGTTTACTCAGCCATCGCACGAAGCAATATCAATATCGGAGGAGATATCATTGAGAAGAATAATCAGGCTTATGTGGTTAGAGGAATAGGATTGTTGAATGATATCCATGAAATTGAAAATGTTATCGTTACCCAGATCAATGGTGTACCTGTACTGGTAAAAGATATTGCACATGTCGTTATTTCCAATTTACCTCGATTAGGCGAAGTGGGTAGAACAGATGCCATCGATTCTGCTGGTAAAAGAATTATCCGTGATGAACCCGATGCTGTAGAAGGTATAGTGCTCATGCGAAGAGGTGAAAACCCTGATGAGGTGATTGCCGGACTTAAACAAAAGATTCAACAACTGAATGATCATATTCTTCCTGCCGATGTAAAAATCGTCCCATATTATGATCGTGAAGATCTGATTCATTACGCCACACATACGGTGTTGCACAACATGATTGAAGGGATCCTGCTGGTTACCCTGATTGTTTCTCTGTTTATGTTCAACTGGCGCACCACGTTGATTGTAGCCGTGGTGATTCCCTTATCCTTGTTTTTTGCATTTATGTGCCTGCGCTTGATGGGTATGTCCGCTAATCTGCTATCCTTAGGTGCCGTTGATTTTGGAATCATCATCGATGGAGCGGTGATTATGGTGGAAGGCATGTTCGTGCTACTCGATCATAAGGCCGGGGAAATAGGCATGGAACGGTTTAACAAGCTTGCTAAAATGGGTATGATCAAGCGGAGAGGAGGACAGTTAGGTAAATCCATCTTTTTTGCGAAGCTGATTATCATTATGGCATTGGTGCCTATATTTTCTTTTCAGAAGGTGGAAGGAAAGATGTTTTCGCCTCTGGCCTATACACTGGGATTTGCCTTGCTTGGCGCTTTATTTTACACCCTGACTCTTGTACCGGTACTCATTCATTTATTGTTATATAAAAATGTACGGGAAAAACGTAATCCATTTGTGGATTTTACCACCAGATGGGTGATGCGGTCCTTTCGGTTCACGTTTCAACATAAGCGTGCTACATTAATCATCTCATCAGTAGTAGTTATTATCGGTTTATATGCATTTCACTGGCTGGGTACTGAATTTTTGCCTGAGCTCAATGAAGGTTCCTTGTGGATACGCGCCCAATTGCCCTACAGTGTGTCGTTACAAAAAGCTGTTGAAGTTGCCAATCAAATGCGTGAGATCCTGATCTCTTTTCCTGAAGTAACCAAAGTAGTATCGCAAACAGGTCGACCGGACGATGGGACTGATGTAACCGGATTTTACAACATAGAGTTCGACGTGGCGCTGAAACCCCGATCTGAATGGACTTCCCACCTTAGCGAAGATCGACTGATTGCCGATATGCAACGAAAATTATCCGTTATTCCCGGTGCAGATTTAAACTTTTCTCAGCCCATTATGGATAATGTTGAAGAAGCCGTATCAGGTGTGAAGGGATCGATTGTGGTAAAAGTGTTCGGAGATTCATTAAACTATATGGAAAACACGTGTACGCAAATTGCCGATATACTGAGAACGGTAAAAGGAATTGAAGACGTGGGTGTGATTAGAAATCTCGGTCAACCCGAATTACGGATTGACTTAAATCAACAAAAAATGGCCATGTATGGAGTTACCACGCAGGATGCACAAACAGTTACCGAAATGGCTATTGGTGGAAAGGCTGCCACGCAGCTCTATGAAGGTGTTGAGCATTTTGATATTCGCATCAGATTTCCGGAGCAATTCAGGAAAAATGCTGATGATATCGGCAATTTGCTGGTGCCTACCATTAGAGGTACACAGGTGCCTTTAAAAGAGATTGCTGCTATCAGTACGAGAACCGGACCCTGCTTGATTTTTCGGGATAATCATCAGCGGTATTCAGCCGTGAAGTTTTCCGTTAGAGGGAGGGATATGGGAAGTGCTGTTGCCGAAGCTCAGCGCAAAGTAAATGCAGCTATTCATTTGAAAAAAGGTTATACGATGATGTGGCAGGGAGATTTTGAAAATGAACAGCGTGCATCTAAACGATTGCGACAGGTAGTACCCATCAGTTTATTGCTTATTTTCATTTTGCTCTATTCTATGTTTGGTAATGTCAAAGATGCAGGTCTGGTATTTCTCAATATTCCTTTTGCTATTGTCGGTGGAATCGCCGCCTTGCTTGTTACACATACCAACTTTAGCATTTCTGCAGGAATCGGATTTATTGCCTTGTTTGGCATCTGTATCCTGGTAGGAGTATTGTTGATTGGAGCATTCAAAGAGCGACTCGATAAATGGGTGCATCAGCCAGGAGCATTGACACGTGCGATTCGGGAGGGTGTGCGTGCATATATACGACCGGTGTTGATGACGGCTTTGATGGATATATTAGGATTGTTACCTGCGGCTGTTTCCACCGGTATTGGTTCGGAAAGTTCTCGCCCCCTGGCAAGAGTGGTGATAGGCGGACTCATTTTTGCTACAGCATTTTCATTGCTTGTATTTCCGCTTATCTTTCAGATGGCCTATCGAAAAGTGGATTTGAGAGAGGCTTCAGCTACGGAGAATAATACATAA
- a CDS encoding family 78 glycoside hydrolase catalytic domain: MLKKHFIGIIAIATVFNTQVIAQPSVFHPRLLHEYWPAHWICCPGVPASAYGVFHFRKTFQLDAMPAQLVIHVTADNRYHLFVNGHDVGRGPARGDTYNWNVETYDIAPYLQKGKNVLAAMVWNMGEYAPMAQISARTGFLVQADDPAWDVLNTNRNWKVLHDTAYQPCARETAARLHTYFVTGPGDAVHAANFPWGWEQTDYDDGSWLQAEDVPAAAVPAGVGSDNVWTLVPSPIPQMEYSPQRLQAIRLSSSPSGAFPVRDTFIQPHHPLTIPAHQQVRMILDQGQETVAYPVLVVNGGAGSNIRITYAEAAVDSNGRKGNRNEIKGKHILGLYDEFYPDGGNQRRFSPLWIRAYRYIQLDITTADDPLTVDDFYGIYTGYPFHRLASFASNDSSLQSIWNVGWHTARLCAGETYFDCPYYEQLQYEGDTRIQALISLYNTGDDRLMRKAIHDFYDSRTPNGLTQGRFPSHRLQIIPPYSLFWISMLHDYWMLRPDTDFVKSYLSGIQPILSWYEAHVDPAYNMLGPMDWWSFVDWAGTFPGGSPAGATDGHSAILTCQLIYTLHQAADLFEAFGYTDQAAHYSQLAFRLAQGVFTHCFDMQRMEMANTPEKQQFSQHASILAVLADVIPAQWQRQVMQNVLTDTSLDQVTFYFRFYLTQAMVKVGLGDAYVNQLNPWFDMLKIGLTTFAEKPEPTRSDCHAWSASPAYDFLATICGIRPAAPGFARVAITPHLGHLNHVVASMPHPRGMIRVEFFQDKKGKLTGEVSLPEHVDGYIEWRGSRIALQGGSQAIMLP, from the coding sequence ATGCTAAAAAAACATTTCATCGGGATAATTGCGATAGCCACAGTGTTCAACACACAGGTCATTGCCCAGCCTTCAGTTTTTCATCCAAGATTATTGCATGAATACTGGCCTGCGCACTGGATTTGTTGTCCCGGTGTTCCAGCTTCCGCTTACGGCGTGTTTCATTTCAGAAAAACCTTTCAACTGGATGCTATGCCAGCGCAACTGGTCATTCACGTAACCGCCGATAATCGATATCATCTGTTTGTAAATGGCCATGATGTGGGCCGTGGGCCAGCACGTGGGGACACGTACAACTGGAATGTGGAGACCTACGATATTGCGCCTTATCTGCAAAAGGGCAAAAACGTGCTTGCAGCCATGGTGTGGAATATGGGCGAATACGCTCCTATGGCGCAGATTTCTGCACGAACCGGATTTCTTGTGCAGGCCGATGATCCAGCCTGGGATGTATTAAATACCAATCGCAACTGGAAGGTGTTGCATGATACCGCCTATCAGCCCTGTGCCCGTGAAACAGCCGCTCGTTTGCATACTTATTTTGTTACGGGCCCCGGCGATGCTGTGCATGCGGCTAACTTTCCCTGGGGCTGGGAACAAACCGATTATGATGACGGCTCCTGGTTGCAGGCTGAAGATGTACCGGCAGCGGCCGTTCCCGCAGGTGTGGGCAGCGATAATGTGTGGACGCTGGTACCCTCGCCCATTCCTCAAATGGAATATAGCCCACAGCGCCTGCAGGCCATTCGCCTTTCTTCCTCCCCATCCGGGGCTTTTCCAGTGCGGGATACTTTCATTCAACCCCATCATCCACTGACGATTCCCGCCCATCAACAGGTACGCATGATCCTGGATCAGGGACAGGAAACGGTTGCTTATCCAGTGTTAGTCGTGAATGGCGGTGCGGGATCAAACATCCGGATCACCTATGCCGAAGCAGCTGTAGATAGTAACGGACGGAAAGGCAATCGCAACGAAATCAAAGGTAAACATATCCTGGGCCTATATGATGAATTTTATCCAGATGGTGGAAACCAGCGCCGTTTCAGTCCACTCTGGATTCGAGCTTATCGATACATTCAGCTGGATATTACCACCGCCGACGATCCGCTTACGGTGGACGATTTTTATGGTATCTATACCGGATATCCCTTCCATCGACTGGCCAGCTTTGCCAGCAACGATTCATCCCTTCAGTCGATATGGAACGTGGGCTGGCATACCGCGCGGTTGTGTGCGGGAGAGACCTATTTTGATTGCCCTTACTATGAGCAACTGCAATACGAAGGCGATACCCGCATTCAAGCCTTAATTTCCCTGTACAATACGGGCGACGACCGACTCATGCGTAAGGCGATACATGATTTTTATGATTCACGGACGCCCAACGGGCTCACCCAGGGCCGCTTTCCGAGCCATCGCCTGCAGATTATTCCCCCTTATTCCCTGTTCTGGATTTCGATGTTGCACGATTACTGGATGTTACGCCCTGATACCGATTTTGTTAAATCTTACCTATCCGGTATTCAACCCATTTTGAGCTGGTACGAAGCGCATGTCGACCCGGCTTACAACATGCTGGGACCCATGGATTGGTGGAGTTTTGTGGACTGGGCCGGGACTTTTCCTGGCGGCTCGCCGGCAGGCGCTACCGATGGACATTCGGCCATCCTTACCTGTCAGCTGATCTATACCCTGCACCAGGCTGCAGATTTATTTGAAGCTTTTGGCTATACCGATCAGGCCGCTCATTACAGCCAGCTGGCATTTCGCCTTGCTCAGGGCGTTTTTACGCATTGCTTTGACATGCAACGCATGGAAATGGCCAATACACCCGAGAAACAACAATTCAGTCAACATGCTTCCATCCTGGCCGTCCTGGCCGATGTAATTCCCGCCCAATGGCAACGCCAGGTAATGCAAAATGTACTGACCGATACTTCGCTGGATCAGGTAACTTTTTATTTCCGGTTCTATCTTACTCAGGCCATGGTGAAAGTCGGGCTTGGCGATGCATACGTAAACCAGCTGAATCCCTGGTTTGATATGCTGAAGATAGGGCTTACCACCTTCGCCGAAAAGCCCGAGCCCACGCGCTCCGATTGCCACGCCTGGTCGGCCAGTCCAGCTTACGATTTTCTGGCTACGATTTGCGGCATCAGACCTGCAGCACCCGGCTTTGCCCGGGTGGCCATCACCCCGCATTTGGGCCATTTAAATCATGTGGTGGCCTCCATGCCTCATCCCCGGGGCATGATCCGGGTGGAGTTTTTCCAGGATAAAAAAGGAAAACTCACGGGCGAGGTTAGCTTACCAGAACATGTTGATGGATATATCGAGTGGCGGGGTTCGCGTATAGCCCTGCAGGGAGGCTCGCAAGCCATCATGCTGCCCTGA
- a CDS encoding DinB family protein, which produces MNTKTGLVQDLEREFGLTSLTLQRVPEDHFSWKPHEKSYTLGELAHHVATLPRIMLFVLQEPELDFSKLPPRRPQPVATQQALIAAAKDMHEQVFQSLHAADETYLQQSWTLRNGDVIILQANRMQAIRWLGLHHMIHHRAELIIYLRLLNISVPGLYGPSADEPPVWMK; this is translated from the coding sequence ATGAATACGAAAACAGGCCTGGTACAGGACCTTGAAAGAGAATTTGGTCTTACATCTCTCACGCTGCAGCGTGTGCCCGAGGACCATTTTTCATGGAAGCCACATGAAAAATCGTACACACTGGGTGAATTAGCCCATCACGTTGCTACCCTGCCCAGAATCATGCTGTTTGTACTTCAGGAACCGGAATTAGATTTCTCAAAACTTCCTCCGCGTCGTCCACAACCCGTCGCGACACAGCAGGCGTTGATTGCAGCAGCTAAAGATATGCATGAACAGGTATTTCAATCCCTGCATGCTGCAGATGAAACATATTTACAGCAGAGCTGGACATTACGCAATGGCGACGTCATCATCCTGCAAGCCAATCGCATGCAAGCAATCCGCTGGCTGGGTCTGCATCATATGATTCATCATCGGGCCGAATTGATCATTTATCTGCGTTTGTTGAATATATCCGTGCCTGGCCTGTATGGTCCATCTGCCGATGAACCTCCCGTGTGGATGAAATAA
- a CDS encoding heavy metal-associated domain-containing protein gives MKMLWKPHWLAAIIMLYITSHASAQRAVATVRIQTNIQKCDACKQVLLNYLKREPGIISASVNVYNKIVTVRYYTERTNPLYIEYAIANAGFDADTVKANPDSYRLLPLCCKDTTQQQKSP, from the coding sequence ATGAAAATGCTCTGGAAACCACACTGGCTCGCAGCTATCATCATGCTGTACATAACATCTCACGCGTCGGCACAACGTGCAGTAGCCACCGTGCGCATTCAAACGAATATTCAAAAATGCGACGCTTGCAAACAGGTATTGTTGAATTATTTAAAACGAGAACCGGGCATTATTTCGGCCAGCGTGAATGTCTATAATAAAATCGTCACGGTTCGGTATTATACGGAACGTACCAATCCACTTTATATTGAATATGCCATTGCCAATGCGGGTTTTGATGCAGATACCGTCAAGGCCAATCCCGATTCGTATCGATTGCTTCCCCTGTGTTGTAAAGACACCACGCAACAACAAAAATCGCCTTAA
- a CDS encoding purine-nucleoside phosphorylase, with product MLSLRTRLQEAVSAIEQNIPDRASIAVVLGSGLGSFTHHLQVTHRIPYASIPHFPVSTVEGHSGELILGDVAGKKIWVLSGRFHYYEGYSMQEVTFPIRVLKYLGVSHLLLSNAAGGLNPQFKVGDLMVITDHINLQPEHPLRGKNDDSLGPRFPDMSEPYSQELIAKAFHIAAEKNILLRKGVYVGVQGPSFETRAEYRFLHRIGGDAVGMSTVPETIVAVHMGMKVFAMSVITDIGIREENNLISHEEVLAAARASEPTMSTIFIELIKSI from the coding sequence ATGTTATCACTTCGTACTCGTCTTCAGGAAGCCGTTTCAGCTATTGAGCAAAACATTCCCGATCGGGCATCTATTGCGGTGGTGCTGGGAAGCGGATTGGGTAGTTTCACCCATCATCTGCAAGTTACCCATCGTATTCCTTATGCTTCCATTCCCCATTTTCCGGTATCCACCGTGGAAGGACACTCGGGCGAATTGATTCTCGGTGATGTTGCGGGCAAGAAAATCTGGGTGCTTTCCGGACGCTTTCATTATTATGAGGGTTATTCCATGCAGGAGGTGACGTTTCCGATACGGGTGTTGAAATATCTGGGGGTTTCTCATTTGTTATTGTCCAACGCAGCGGGTGGATTAAATCCACAATTTAAAGTCGGCGATCTGATGGTCATTACCGATCATATCAACCTGCAGCCCGAGCATCCGCTGCGCGGCAAAAATGATGATAGCCTCGGGCCACGCTTTCCTGACATGAGTGAACCTTACAGTCAGGAACTGATTGCAAAAGCATTCCATATTGCAGCAGAAAAAAATATCCTGTTGCGCAAAGGTGTGTATGTGGGTGTGCAGGGGCCAAGTTTTGAAACCCGAGCCGAATATCGCTTCTTACATCGCATTGGAGGCGATGCCGTTGGCATGAGTACTGTACCTGAAACCATTGTGGCCGTACACATGGGTATGAAGGTATTTGCCATGAGCGTGATTACCGATATTGGTATTCGAGAAGAAAACAACCTGATCAGTCATGAAGAGGTGCTTGCAGCAGCGCGTGCTTCAGAGCCTACCATGAGCACCATCTTTATTGAATTGATCAAAAGCATCTGA
- a CDS encoding NUDIX domain-containing protein: MEPLIIWIQERPLIICEQLQDIPECILPSSRQEYLVDIDKLDLQTMINQLQQGTTEACIMLSNDTSTVFQDIAKRYVMREAAGGLITDAQQDVLLIFRWGKWDLPKGKIEPGDDPKQTALREVHEETGLYHVAIERFICHTYHVYTDRHTNEQILKKTHWFKMQFTGTELTVPQIEEDILDVQWIKPVHIEKYLRYSYGTIRYVFYCAGYTT, translated from the coding sequence ATGGAACCATTGATCATCTGGATACAGGAACGGCCATTGATAATATGTGAACAATTGCAGGATATACCTGAATGTATTTTACCATCATCGCGCCAGGAATATCTTGTAGATATCGATAAACTCGATCTACAAACCATGATCAATCAACTGCAACAGGGCACAACTGAAGCCTGTATCATGCTATCAAATGATACCAGTACTGTATTCCAGGATATTGCAAAACGTTATGTGATGCGCGAAGCGGCCGGTGGATTGATTACAGATGCACAACAGGATGTGTTATTGATTTTTCGATGGGGTAAATGGGATTTGCCGAAAGGAAAGATTGAACCGGGCGATGATCCGAAGCAAACCGCCCTCAGGGAAGTGCATGAAGAAACGGGCCTGTATCATGTAGCGATTGAACGATTCATCTGTCATACCTATCATGTGTACACGGATCGACATACAAATGAACAGATCCTTAAAAAAACACACTGGTTTAAAATGCAGTTTACGGGTACTGAATTAACGGTTCCGCAGATTGAAGAGGATATTCTGGATGTGCAATGGATCAAGCCTGTTCATATCGAGAAATATCTTCGCTATAGCTATGGTACGATTCGATATGTGTTTTATTGTGCCGGATATACAACATGA
- a CDS encoding LacI family DNA-binding transcriptional regulator translates to MASRMPTIKEIARIVGVSPSAVSRALHDHPSIGKDTREKIKQVAAELGYEPNQLAIYFQKRRTFTVGVIVAELAEEFFSKAISGIEDVALQHDYTVLIGQSHDDEQQERRVIETMKRHHVDGLIVSIAKHVKHYDHYQRLMQHRLPLVFFDCIPQMPQIWAVEADLVEGAMKAVRFLLRQGHRIIALINGPETLPASMQRLQGYRLAMEKNRLKYDPHLTLFTDLSPSGIAHALSELRDYRRKPTAILAFNDYVALELMHELKQQCAEISDNLAIVSFANLHINKYVAHPPIASLEQFPYEQGQKAMQLLIQAIQDKEQYNEPLSPRRITVSPRLVVHVQKK, encoded by the coding sequence ATGGCCTCACGAATGCCAACCATCAAAGAAATCGCCAGGATTGTAGGTGTTTCCCCATCTGCTGTTTCCCGCGCCCTGCACGATCATCCCAGCATAGGAAAAGATACGCGCGAAAAAATAAAACAGGTAGCCGCTGAGCTGGGTTATGAGCCCAATCAGCTGGCCATTTATTTTCAGAAACGAAGAACGTTCACCGTGGGCGTGATTGTGGCTGAACTGGCCGAAGAATTTTTTTCAAAAGCTATTTCAGGCATCGAGGATGTGGCTTTACAGCATGATTATACTGTTCTTATTGGCCAGTCGCACGACGATGAACAGCAGGAACGACGGGTGATTGAAACCATGAAACGGCACCATGTAGATGGATTGATTGTTTCAATTGCCAAACATGTAAAGCATTATGATCATTATCAGCGTTTAATGCAACACCGCTTACCGCTGGTATTTTTCGATTGCATACCCCAGATGCCCCAGATATGGGCTGTGGAGGCCGATCTGGTAGAAGGAGCCATGAAGGCCGTGCGATTTCTCCTGCGCCAGGGGCATCGCATCATTGCATTGATCAACGGTCCTGAAACATTGCCTGCCAGTATGCAAAGACTGCAGGGTTATCGGCTGGCCATGGAAAAAAATAGATTAAAATATGATCCGCATTTAACGCTATTCACCGATTTGAGTCCTTCAGGCATAGCCCATGCATTGAGCGAGTTGCGCGATTACAGGCGAAAACCTACAGCCATTTTAGCTTTTAACGATTATGTAGCACTTGAACTCATGCACGAACTCAAGCAACAATGTGCTGAAATCAGCGACAATCTGGCAATTGTGAGCTTCGCCAATCTACATATCAATAAATATGTAGCTCATCCTCCCATTGCCTCTCTGGAGCAATTTCCTTATGAACAGGGACAAAAAGCCATGCAGTTGCTCATTCAGGCCATACAGGATAAAGAACAATACAACGAGCCGCTTTCTCCCCGACGCATTACAGTAAGTCCCAGGCTTGTGGTACATGTGCAGAAAAAATAA
- the pyrE gene encoding orotate phosphoribosyltransferase — protein MEIAHQVAEKLLFINAVKLSPDKPFTWASGWKSPIYCDNRRILSFPYIRDYIKSELSNLIDQHFPDVEVIAGVATAGIAHGVLAADLLKLNFVYVRSSQKDHGLGNQIEGFFHPGQRIVVVEDLISTGGSSMRACEALQAAGGVVKGVVAVFDYGFEQAKKSFQQAGIPVYALSHYEALLEVALEKGMIHQEQLSVLQQWRQSPDTWGRG, from the coding sequence ATGGAAATTGCGCATCAGGTAGCGGAGAAGCTGCTTTTCATCAATGCAGTGAAGTTGAGTCCGGATAAACCTTTCACATGGGCATCGGGATGGAAGTCGCCGATTTATTGTGACAATCGGCGTATTCTTTCGTTTCCTTACATTCGGGATTATATCAAATCTGAATTGAGTAATCTCATCGATCAGCATTTCCCAGATGTGGAAGTCATTGCGGGTGTGGCTACTGCAGGTATTGCACATGGTGTCTTGGCTGCAGATTTATTGAAACTGAATTTTGTGTATGTGCGGTCCAGTCAGAAAGATCATGGATTGGGTAATCAAATCGAAGGCTTTTTTCATCCCGGGCAACGAATTGTAGTTGTCGAAGACCTGATATCCACGGGTGGCAGCAGCATGCGGGCCTGCGAAGCGCTGCAGGCAGCGGGTGGAGTGGTGAAAGGCGTGGTGGCGGTATTTGATTACGGATTTGAGCAGGCTAAAAAATCATTTCAGCAGGCAGGCATTCCTGTCTATGCATTAAGTCATTATGAGGCCTTACTGGAAGTGGCTCTGGAGAAAGGTATGATCCATCAGGAACAATTATCTGTGCTTCAGCAATGGCGGCAATCGCCTGATACATGGGGGCGTGGCTGA